The following is a genomic window from Mycteria americana isolate JAX WOST 10 ecotype Jacksonville Zoo and Gardens chromosome 14, USCA_MyAme_1.0, whole genome shotgun sequence.
CATGGGGCTATTTTTAAAGCCAGTGACGGGAATGAGGCcccagagcctgggcagggctcCCCACCTTCCCTGCCCCAGATGGGGGTTGGAGGGAGAgcggcaaaaaagaaaaaataatcatcaaaAAGAattagggaagggaaagaggcTCGTAAATCCCTGGGTCTCCAGGGAAGccgctccagctgcagccaggaacACAAATGTTGTCAGTGTTTGGTAAATATGTAACGGAGACCATAACAACTTAATGGATCCAAGGTGCTTCGTTAGCGTGCTCCCAGCAGACACAGCCCTAACAAAGCCTCCCGGCCGCGCCGCACCGCGCTGCCATCCAAACCCCTGCGCCCCGGCGAGGGGACCGGGACGAGCCAGCTTGGGGACGGCTACATGGCACCGCTGCACCGGGGACCGGCTCGCACCAGGGCAAGCTGTGCCGGGGACCAGCGCACGGGGCTGCGGGGCATCGTCTGCCAGCATCTCCCCCGGCTTCTGCAGCACCGACCTCTGCTGCCcgccagcccctctgccccggccGCCGCAGCTGCGGGGCCCTTCTGCTGTCGGCTCCCGGGAGTCAGAGAGCATCGGTGCCAGGGATCGCTCCCGGGGCTGAAACCTGCGTCCGTGCCGGGCAGCGCCGCGTCGCTCGGCTCGCCCTCGCCCGCTCGGCTCTGTGGGGACTGGAGCTGCTCCGGGGCCGGCGCCTGCCAGGGCTCGGAGCTGGGGGTCCGCATCAGCCCCCGCCTGTCCCAGCCGCAGGCGCTGGGCCCCGCTCTCTCCAGGGCTGCTGCCCCCTTAGGCCTTTGCTACATGCGAAAAACCGTCTTCATGCTCTAAGAACCGCTGGCAGACGGAGCGCGGGGCCCTGAGCACGCAGCACCAGCGCTGCTGGCACTGTCGCCACTGCACAACGTCAGCCTTCGCTCAGGAGCGCCCGGTGCCTGCGGTGCCGGGGCCAAGCAAACGCTTCCCAACGCGGCCGGGCACAGCAGAGGCATCGGCCACCTCCGCGCAGGCGCTTGGTGGCCCCTTACGGAGATGCCGAGCCAGCCTGGAGGTGCAAAAAGACACCAGGCACGGGTAGCCCGCAGTGCTCGGGGCTCAGCTACGCAGCTCCCGAAGTGCCCCCGTGCCAGGAGCGTCTCTCCGGGTGCGTTTCTCTGGGCGCAGGGGGCCAGCTCGGGGAGGAGCAGCGGGCGGCGGGGTCTCCGTGGGCCCCGCTGGCGGCTGCAGGCTGATGGGGGCTGGCACCCTGTCCTCGTCCCTGCGAGCAGAGCCCGCCTCGGGGCTGGCCACCGTCACCCAGGTCAGGAGCACTGCAAAGGCAGCCGGGGAGGCAGCGGAGGCTCTTGAGCAACCAGGCGGATCCTTATCTCGGCTCCTTTCGAGCGTTTCCAAAATGCTCTTTGTCCCCTGACACTTAACAGGCATCAACTAATTAATCCAGGTCAGAGCGTGTTTCTACCCGCTGACCGAGCCGTCGCTTAGCTCGCGTTAGGGTGCTTCGCTCGCGTTAGGGACGGGCACGGCCGGTGCAGGGACGGGGCTCAGGGCGCGAGCCGGGCGCGGGGCGAACCCTCAGCCCTGGGCCTTGGGGCGATGGAGGCTGCGGTGCCCGAGCCGAGTGCGGCGGGGAGCAATGGCTCTGCACGGCCCCGAGCTGCCAgcccggggagagggggggatCTGGGGAGCGGAGGGAAGGTGGGGAGGCATCTGCAGGGAGATGGGACAGTGCTGTCACCTCCGCGGGTCGGAGAGGGGCTGCCACGGGGCCGGGACCCTCCCCGGAGCCTCGGCCGTGCCGTGCGTGTGTGCCACGGCCGTGCCGCAGCCCCTCTCCGTCGTTCGTCCCCGCAGCGAGCGCCGGCCTACTGGAGAACTGCACGGGCTGCGTCCTGTGCTCGGAGGACAACGGCTGCATCACCTGCCACCAGCGGCTCTTCCTGCTCATCTGGAGGGACGGCATCCGCCAGTACGGGATGTGCGTCCACACCTGCCCCCCCGGCTACTTCGGTGTGCGGGGTCTGGAGGTCAACAGATGCACAAGTACGTCCCGTGCCAGCCGGGGCCCCCCCGCTCCTCCCAGCGCCCCCGTCCCCGCTCACCGCCCCGCGGGTCCCGGCGCCGTGGGAAGGGTGACGGCTGCGTTTCCCGCAGCGTCCCCGGCGGCACAGAGCCGGCGGCAGCGGTGAGagccgggggcagccgggccgtgggggcttcctcccctttccccttgcccagagctgcagcccagACCCAGCAGGTTTGCAAAGGGCTTTGGGTCCCCAGCGGGTACCGGGGCCGCTGGCTCCGGGCTTGCCGAGCGCCAGCCCTCGGGTTCGCCCGGCTGATGAGCCCTCCTTCCCGGCAGAGTGCAGGTCGCCCAGCTGCGAGAGCTGCTTCAGCAGAGACTTCTGCATGAAGTGCAAAGACAAGTTTTACTTGCACAAGGGCCAGTGCTTTCGGCagtgcccccccagcaccacgGCGCAGCCCGGCACCCGTGAGTGCCAAGGTAAGCGGcacccgcgccccgctcccgTGGTCCCTGAGGACGTGCCCCGTGCTGCATGGTCaccgtcccccctcccctgcacccctgtCCCCCGCAGAGACGTGCGAGCCGGGGCCCTGGAGCAAGTGGAGCGCCTGCACCCATGAGGGCCAGACCTGCGGCTGCAAGTGGGGCGTGGAGACGCGGGTCCGGGAGGTGCTGGGGGCCGCacgggaggagggggctgcctgccccgcgCTGCAGGAGACGAGGAAGTGCCGCATGAGGAAGCACTGCCCGGGAGGTGAGCGCCGCACCCGCCTGCCGTCCCTCGACCCTCGGGGTGGCTTCGTGTCCCCCCAAAGAGAGCCCCAAGgcgcgcggcgggaggggggcggtggcggtggcagcagTCCGGCAGCGGCCGGCGAGCCCGGCTGTCATCTCCCAAGCATTTTGAGGCCGGTGGCTGTAACTGCGCGGTTCCGGAGAAAGCCGCCGTCTCAGGCACATGTGCTGAGCAGCTCCGGggctggcaccggcaccggctgcggggctggcggggacccCCGCGGGCAGCGCGCCAGGCCGGCTGCTCCCACCCGGCAGCCCCTGAGACCGCCTGGGACCGGCCGGCGTCCCCTTCCACCGCCGGGCTGGGACGGGCGCTGGCGTGAGCCACCGCAGCGGGACGAGGCTGCCGAGCTCCAGCTGCCGTCCTGCCGCGCTCGCGGAGGGAAAGGCACGGCCGGGGCTTTCTGCCTCCCACTTGTGAATCACGAAGGTTGAGACCCGCGAGGGAGATTCCTGCAAAAACCTCCGAGCCCCCAAAATGCCGTCAGCACTCGTGGAGCTGGAGGGCATCAGCCGGGGGATTTCTGATGGCCAAAGCTTTGGGAGAGACCCCCAGGGCAGGGTCCTCCTCCGTGGCTCGCCCGGCCAGATGTTTGTCCCTGGTCCTGCGCCTTCTCCCACCGTGGCAGCACCGCGTCCCCCGGCGTGGGGctccccggcgcggggctccccgccgcctctCGCAGCACCCAGACCTGGCACAGGGtccggccgggcggcgcgggcgcgTGGCTGGCGATGGGAACCAGGAGGTGGCTGATGTCATTTTTGGATGCAACCGGCTGGACCGAAGCTGTTCTAATAAATCTCCGCTTACTAACTGGCAGAACGGGGGATTGCATGAGATACCAATCTGTAGGGCCTGACCCCGCGGCGCAGAGGTTTGCAGTTCGGAGCTGTGGGATCGCTGCGTGCCGTGGGACGCACCGGCCGGCGCTGCCAGCACGGCGGGGGCCGAGGGCGGCAGAGGAAAGACCTgcgaggaggggaagagaaaaaagatggagaaagggGAGCAATAACAGAAGGCGTgcgtgctggggctggggccgtggaGCCCGGAGAGCGACTTCATCTCAGCACCATCGATCATGAATAATATTTTCCTGCTGACAGCACGGAGGAGCTGATTTCCCTCCCAACCCGGGCCCCGACTCACAGCTTTGGGGCTCCAGGTGGCATCGATTTCAGGGCCGttcccctccctgccgggctgtgccggctGTGGACCCGGAGAGCTGGTGACAGTTTGATGTGGCAAGTTCGGCGTGGGAGAACAGGCTGCTCCGGAGCACGGTGTCCCACGGCACCGTGCCcgcgcccagccctgcctggcacgCAGCGGGTCCTGGCGGCCAGGACCACGGTGCCGACACTTTGGAGGTGCCCCATCTCGTAGGGTGACTGAGAAGGCAACGGCATCCCGGCGAAGCGCTCAGcctcccggctctgcccgggcACCCGCTCCTCAGCGAGCCCTGAGGCCACGGGGATGGGCTCAGGGAACGGCAGGGCTCCTCGCTGGAGGCTGCCAGCTGGGATCAGCTCCAGAGCCGAGTCCGGCTCCGAGAAGGCAGAGGCAAATCCCTTCAGCGCCCCACGAGCAGCCCCCGCTGCTTgctgccccggccgggcgggcaggagagggcagccCCTCTGTGTCGGGCAGCCCGGCTCGGCTGCCGGCTCCCGGGCCGGCTGCTCAGCGTCCCCGCCGCGGCAGAGCGTGCATCTGCCCTCgctcccaggctcctgcccaCCCGGCCAAGTGCTGGGTTATGGGATCCAGATGCCGGAGGAGGACGGCGAGTTCACTTGATGCGGCCGAGACACCCCCAGCCCGGGCGAGCCGGGGAAGGCAGCGGGACCTGACCGTGTGATGAGAGATTTGTGCCACCACT
Proteins encoded in this region:
- the RSPO4 gene encoding R-spondin-4 → MLWIIFMLLLFISSMEMLTQNRWKKQASAGLLENCTGCVLCSEDNGCITCHQRLFLLIWRDGIRQYGMCVHTCPPGYFGVRGLEVNRCTKCRSPSCESCFSRDFCMKCKDKFYLHKGQCFRQCPPSTTAQPGTRECQETCEPGPWSKWSACTHEGQTCGCKWGVETRVREVLGAAREEGAACPALQETRKCRMRKHCPGEKTEPKNKGKKRQKKPKTEPQAGT